From the Caldalkalibacillus uzonensis genome, one window contains:
- a CDS encoding YtpI family protein: MIDMLLMFTVVIAASFSVYYSFKTRSFRKQYYEIAAFKKSKVKTKKKEQEAFNMMKYYNAKTNIAMGTLLTAMAVIQFMFPEPTGWRIGVGAAFLALGLFNLIMGIRHYRTYATKVYNGAAKNV, encoded by the coding sequence ATGATTGATATGCTGCTCATGTTTACAGTTGTGATTGCTGCCAGCTTTTCTGTCTACTACAGCTTCAAAACCCGCTCCTTCCGTAAGCAATACTACGAAATCGCAGCATTTAAAAAATCAAAAGTGAAAACCAAAAAGAAGGAGCAGGAAGCGTTTAACATGATGAAATACTATAACGCCAAAACAAATATAGCCATGGGGACACTGTTGACAGCCATGGCGGTTATACAGTTTATGTTTCCTGAGCCCACTGGTTGGCGTATCGGTGTCGGCGCCGCCTTTTTGGCCCTAGGTTTATTTAACTTGATCATGGGCATTCGCCATTACCGTACTTACGCCACCAAAGTGTACAATGGGGCTGCTAAAAACGTTTAA
- a CDS encoding FAD binding domain-containing protein gives MIAYDFEYYRPGSIEEATHLFHSLDKQGKNPVYYSGRTEIITLGRVNRVVTGAVIDIKGIPKCQVLQMEQNQLVMGAALPLTKLIESQLFPLLSQTAGEIADRTARNKITLGGNVCGNIYYREAILPLLLTDSQVGIAGEQGIKYVPIHQIFDENIQLTKGELLVQVITDQRYLYLPFVSVKKRKQWNIGYPLLTVAALKQEDHIRVAMSGVCPFPFRDQRIWNKKPVFKLYGDGLLCSRV, from the coding sequence TTGATCGCTTATGACTTTGAGTATTACAGACCGGGATCAATAGAGGAAGCGACTCACTTATTTCACTCATTAGATAAGCAGGGAAAGAACCCGGTTTATTATTCAGGTCGAACGGAAATCATCACACTTGGAAGAGTGAACCGGGTGGTTACGGGAGCAGTGATAGACATTAAAGGGATTCCAAAATGTCAGGTGTTACAGATGGAACAAAACCAGCTGGTGATGGGAGCGGCACTCCCTTTGACAAAGCTGATTGAGAGTCAACTTTTTCCCTTGTTAAGTCAAACGGCCGGGGAAATTGCCGATCGTACGGCTCGCAACAAGATTACGCTGGGCGGAAATGTTTGCGGCAATATTTATTACCGGGAAGCTATATTACCCCTTTTACTAACAGATAGCCAGGTGGGGATTGCAGGTGAACAAGGGATCAAGTATGTCCCTATTCACCAAATTTTTGACGAAAATATCCAGTTAACAAAAGGAGAGCTTCTCGTTCAAGTGATCACAGACCAACGTTATCTTTACTTGCCGTTTGTCAGTGTGAAAAAAAGAAAACAATGGAACATTGGTTACCCTCTGCTCACGGTAGCAGCTCTAAAACAAGAAGATCACATCAGAGTGGCCATGAGTGGCGTTTGTCCATTTCCTTTTCGGGATCAAAGAATTTGGAATAAAAAGCCTGTCTTCAAATTGTATGGAGACGGGCTTTTGTGCAGCAGAGTTTAA
- a CDS encoding YIEGIA domain-containing protein, which yields MENNGMISPEYLVMIITAVITGTLARVLTMKQDYRQYPSYPNGFLIHFVTAAVAATLGAFVIPALMTKNFIAVTFLTLAIQQFREVRKTEKESLQDLEGTEYTPRGDAYIDGIAKTFESRNYFALLVSFVTALTMQLLDQETWIEVAAGTLAGLILFVILKHFTKGKKVKDIAIVKRGKIEIKGSELYVDDIFVSNLVGSERVKNLIQKSGLAAVIYPKHPHYSLTLEHQGQRQAMLNEATRAVGLRRYSISFQNFKDDRIVMALVPIEHNFELLKESILNTPLLESVKKAPQLMETQMTGGKQ from the coding sequence ATGGAAAATAACGGTATGATTTCCCCTGAATATTTAGTTATGATTATTACTGCAGTGATTACGGGTACATTAGCGCGCGTTTTAACAATGAAACAAGATTACCGGCAATATCCCAGCTATCCTAACGGGTTTTTAATTCATTTTGTGACAGCAGCCGTGGCCGCTACTTTAGGTGCCTTTGTCATTCCTGCTTTAATGACCAAAAATTTTATAGCTGTTACGTTTCTTACCCTTGCGATTCAACAGTTTCGTGAGGTGCGCAAAACAGAAAAAGAGAGCCTGCAGGACTTGGAAGGCACCGAATATACCCCCCGGGGAGATGCCTACATCGATGGCATTGCCAAAACATTTGAATCTCGCAATTACTTTGCTTTGCTTGTCTCTTTTGTGACGGCTTTGACCATGCAGCTTTTAGACCAAGAGACATGGATTGAAGTTGCCGCAGGCACATTGGCAGGACTTATCTTATTCGTGATACTCAAACATTTTACCAAAGGAAAGAAAGTAAAAGATATTGCCATCGTCAAAAGGGGCAAAATTGAAATCAAAGGCTCTGAACTATACGTGGATGATATCTTTGTTTCAAATTTAGTAGGTTCAGAGCGGGTAAAGAACCTGATCCAAAAAAGCGGTTTGGCCGCTGTCATCTATCCCAAGCATCCCCATTACAGCCTTACCCTTGAGCACCAGGGTCAGCGACAAGCCATGTTAAACGAGGCGACACGGGCCGTAGGATTAAGGAGATACAGTATTAGTTTTCAAAATTTCAAGGATGACCGGATAGTGATGGCGTTAGTACCCATCGAGCATAATTTTGAATTATTAAAAGAATCGATTTTAAACACGCCCTTGCTGGAAAGTGTCAAAAAAGCACCTCAATTAATGGAGACTCAAATGACAGGAGGGAAACAATAA
- a CDS encoding capping complex subunit for YIEGIA translates to MEKEAAEVKGIIAFVTTDKNRYLGGDPLALLAKDEEELTILTNALARAFMADVLQLITGDCVIIKK, encoded by the coding sequence ATGGAAAAAGAAGCGGCTGAGGTCAAAGGGATTATAGCCTTTGTAACAACCGATAAAAACAGGTATTTAGGCGGGGATCCGTTAGCTTTGTTGGCTAAAGATGAGGAAGAATTAACCATACTAACCAATGCTTTAGCCAGAGCTTTTATGGCAGATGTCCTGCAGCTTATAACAGGAGATTGTGTGATTATCAAAAAATAA
- a CDS encoding SDR family NAD(P)-dependent oxidoreductase has protein sequence MGRFHDQVVIVTGGGQGIGRALCCRFAEEEAKVVIADIDREAGFETLDAIQKSGKEAHFIRTDVADEDDVERLVKEAMEQYGKVDILINNAGIGHFESLFDIDVKHFDRVIAVNLRGTFLCSKYVAQVMKEQGRGVIINIASTRALMSEADSESYAASKGGILALTHAMAVSLGPVGIRVNAISPGWIETGQWKKAGERYTPEHSEQDKLQHPVGRVGEPEDIVSAAFYLASDDAGFMTGQNLVIDGGMTVKMIYEE, from the coding sequence ATGGGACGCTTTCATGACCAAGTTGTGATTGTGACTGGTGGAGGCCAGGGGATTGGACGGGCTTTATGCTGCCGTTTTGCGGAAGAAGAGGCGAAGGTGGTCATTGCGGATATCGACCGTGAGGCCGGCTTTGAAACGCTGGATGCCATCCAAAAGAGCGGGAAAGAAGCGCACTTTATCCGTACTGATGTAGCCGATGAAGACGATGTCGAGCGGCTGGTCAAGGAAGCGATGGAGCAGTATGGCAAGGTGGATATCCTGATCAATAATGCCGGGATCGGCCATTTTGAATCCCTGTTTGACATTGATGTGAAGCATTTTGACCGTGTCATCGCCGTTAACTTGCGGGGAACATTCTTATGTTCAAAATATGTTGCTCAAGTGATGAAAGAGCAGGGCAGAGGTGTCATTATTAACATCGCCTCTACCCGGGCTCTCATGTCTGAGGCAGACAGTGAAAGTTATGCCGCTTCCAAAGGCGGCATCCTCGCTTTAACCCACGCCATGGCCGTCAGCCTGGGTCCGGTTGGCATCCGGGTTAATGCCATCAGTCCGGGCTGGATCGAAACGGGCCAGTGGAAAAAAGCAGGTGAGCGCTACACACCGGAGCACAGTGAACAGGACAAGCTGCAGCATCCCGTGGGGCGGGTGGGAGAGCCCGAAGATATTGTCAGCGCCGCTTTTTACTTGGCTTCAGATGATGCCGGTTTTATGACTGGACAAAACCTCGTCATTGACGGCGGCATGACGGTGAAAATGATTTATGAAGAATAG
- a CDS encoding sodium:calcium antiporter, translated as MSFIWFIVAVFVTVYVAMKLSRYADVLSEKTVLGGLLIGTVFLAGATSLPEVTTSVSAVLINSPDIAVGNVLGSNLFNLLILASLDLFFRKERALSRARAEHRYTVSLGLFLSMLVVLAMGLDLPYTLLGVGLDSLLLCMVYVGGMLLIARCNSAKQPDLSPAEGALPEVAAAQDMESGLTQGKITTGHNSGNSISVRRAWVGFGLSAMLILVFGSLLTITGDKIAVITGLGASFVGSFLIAASTSLPEAITAYAAFRLKNYNLAIGSILGSNLFNILILVGTDVIYRPGPLLAGVDPVHQLTAVFAGVLSVIVLYSLMRKKETSTIRYVIPSSLIIMVYFITSYLIFTGL; from the coding sequence ATGAGTTTTATATGGTTTATTGTGGCAGTGTTTGTAACTGTTTATGTAGCCATGAAACTATCTAGATATGCGGATGTATTAAGTGAAAAAACAGTGCTGGGCGGATTATTAATCGGTACCGTGTTTTTGGCCGGAGCCACGTCTTTACCCGAGGTCACGACCAGCGTTTCTGCTGTGCTGATCAACAGTCCTGATATTGCCGTGGGTAATGTTTTGGGCAGCAATTTGTTTAATCTCTTAATTTTGGCCAGTTTGGATCTCTTTTTCCGTAAAGAAAGGGCCTTGTCTAGAGCGCGAGCGGAGCACCGCTATACTGTCTCCCTGGGGCTTTTCTTGTCCATGCTGGTGGTCCTGGCCATGGGGCTGGATCTGCCATATACCCTGCTGGGCGTGGGATTGGATTCATTGCTATTGTGCATGGTATATGTGGGCGGGATGCTCTTGATTGCCCGCTGCAACAGTGCGAAGCAACCGGATCTTTCCCCCGCTGAAGGAGCGCTGCCAGAAGTGGCAGCTGCGCAGGATATGGAGTCCGGTTTAACACAGGGGAAGATAACCACAGGGCACAATTCGGGTAACAGTATCTCTGTGCGCCGGGCCTGGGTTGGCTTTGGTCTGTCCGCTATGCTGATCCTGGTGTTCGGTTCGCTGCTGACCATCACCGGGGACAAGATTGCGGTCATCACCGGGCTGGGGGCCAGCTTTGTAGGCAGTTTTCTGATCGCAGCTTCAACCTCTTTACCGGAAGCAATTACCGCTTATGCCGCGTTCCGGCTGAAGAATTATAATTTGGCTATTGGTTCTATCCTGGGCAGCAATCTGTTTAACATACTCATTCTGGTCGGCACAGATGTGATTTATCGGCCCGGTCCGCTCTTGGCCGGTGTGGACCCGGTTCATCAGCTGACTGCAGTTTTTGCTGGTGTGTTAAGTGTGATTGTGCTCTACTCTTTAATGAGAAAAAAAGAAACCAGTACGATCCGTTATGTGATCCCCTCCAGCCTGATCATTATGGTTTATTTCATTACAAGTTATTTAATTTTTACCGGGCTGTAG
- a CDS encoding DRTGG domain-containing protein — MTTKHEQILDYIRQLEVGSKISVRGIAKELQVSEGTAYRAIKDAEAQGLVSTIGRVGTIRIEQKEHEHIEKLTFAEVVKVVEGTVIGGRAGLHKTLNKFVIGAMRLEDMMRYVEDGNLLIVGNRVKAHQYALEAGAAVLITGGFDTTDNAKRLADELELPIISTAYDTFTVATMINRAIYDRLIKKEIMLVEDILIPIEQTHSLRPDQQLSDWHELSRQTGHSRFPVIKENGKICGVVTAKDIIGREATLTIGQVMTHHPITASPKMSVASAAHVMIWEGIELLPVVDENTHLLGIISRQDVLKAMQYIQKQPQVGETFDDLITTPLEEVEEGDRYYVQVEITPQMTNHLGMISTGVLTTLMVNAGDRLLRRYQKGDLVADTLNLYFLKPVQIEQKIRIYPRLFEMGRKFGKVEIDVLHEGKLVAKGMMNAQLIDRK, encoded by the coding sequence ATGACCACCAAACATGAACAGATCTTGGACTATATTCGCCAATTGGAAGTGGGCAGTAAAATTTCAGTACGGGGCATCGCCAAAGAACTGCAGGTCAGTGAGGGCACTGCTTACCGGGCCATTAAAGATGCAGAGGCCCAGGGCCTTGTCTCCACCATTGGACGTGTGGGCACCATCCGCATAGAACAAAAGGAACACGAACATATTGAGAAATTAACATTTGCTGAAGTGGTCAAAGTGGTGGAAGGGACTGTCATTGGTGGACGAGCCGGGTTACATAAAACGTTGAACAAGTTTGTCATCGGCGCCATGCGTTTGGAAGATATGATGCGCTATGTGGAAGATGGCAACTTGTTGATTGTGGGCAACCGTGTAAAAGCTCACCAGTATGCCCTGGAAGCCGGTGCAGCGGTTTTGATTACCGGCGGTTTTGATACCACGGATAATGCCAAACGTTTGGCTGATGAATTGGAACTGCCCATTATCTCTACGGCATATGACACGTTTACGGTAGCCACCATGATTAATCGGGCCATCTACGACCGGTTGATCAAAAAAGAGATTATGCTGGTGGAGGATATATTGATTCCCATTGAACAAACCCATTCTTTGCGCCCAGACCAACAGCTGAGTGATTGGCATGAATTAAGCCGCCAAACCGGTCACAGCCGCTTTCCCGTCATCAAGGAAAACGGTAAAATCTGTGGTGTGGTAACCGCCAAAGATATTATCGGACGGGAAGCTACGTTAACGATTGGCCAAGTGATGACCCATCATCCGATAACTGCCTCCCCCAAAATGTCTGTGGCCTCAGCCGCACACGTGATGATTTGGGAAGGGATTGAACTGTTGCCGGTTGTTGATGAAAACACTCATTTGCTGGGCATTATCAGCCGGCAGGATGTCCTTAAGGCGATGCAGTATATCCAGAAGCAGCCGCAAGTGGGAGAAACATTTGACGACCTGATTACCACCCCCTTAGAAGAAGTTGAAGAAGGAGACCGCTATTACGTACAGGTTGAAATCACTCCCCAAATGACCAATCATCTGGGTATGATCTCGACCGGTGTGTTAACTACCTTGATGGTTAACGCCGGTGACCGTTTGTTGCGCCGTTACCAAAAAGGGGATTTGGTGGCGGATACCCTCAACCTGTATTTTCTGAAGCCGGTGCAGATTGAACAAAAGATCCGGATTTACCCCAGGCTGTTTGAAATGGGCCGCAAATTCGGCAAAGTTGAAATTGATGTCCTCCATGAAGGAAAGCTGGTGGCTAAAGGAATGATGAATGCCCAACTGATTGACCGGAAGTGA
- a CDS encoding metal-dependent hydrolase encodes MKITFHGHSCVQVETDNASLIIDPFLSGNPVAKISADDVQVDAVLLTHGHGDHVGDAERIAKKNKAKIIAPFELATYMGWQGCDVHPMHIGGAHQFDFGRVKWTPAFHGSGYVVEEGQQIIYLGMPAGLLLTINDKTIYHAGDTALFSDMKLIGEQKKIDLAFLPIGDNFTMGPEDALLAAEWLQAKKVVPMHYNTFPLIEQDAQAFVHALKEKGIDGEVLNAGGQLTL; translated from the coding sequence GTGAAGATCACCTTTCATGGCCACAGCTGTGTCCAGGTGGAGACCGACAACGCATCGCTTATCATTGATCCTTTCTTAAGCGGCAATCCGGTAGCCAAAATATCAGCTGATGATGTGCAAGTGGATGCTGTCTTGTTAACCCACGGACACGGAGATCATGTGGGGGATGCGGAGAGAATCGCCAAGAAGAACAAGGCCAAAATTATTGCGCCTTTCGAACTGGCCACGTATATGGGTTGGCAGGGCTGCGATGTTCATCCCATGCATATTGGTGGTGCCCACCAGTTTGATTTCGGACGGGTGAAATGGACACCGGCATTTCACGGTTCAGGATACGTGGTCGAAGAAGGGCAGCAGATCATCTATTTGGGCATGCCGGCTGGTTTGTTGCTGACCATTAATGACAAAACCATTTATCATGCTGGGGATACGGCCCTGTTCAGTGACATGAAACTGATCGGGGAACAAAAAAAGATTGACCTGGCCTTCCTGCCTATTGGAGACAACTTTACCATGGGACCGGAAGATGCCCTGCTTGCTGCCGAGTGGCTGCAAGCAAAAAAAGTGGTGCCCATGCACTACAACACATTCCCGTTGATCGAACAGGATGCCCAGGCCTTTGTCCACGCCTTAAAAGAAAAAGGCATTGACGGCGAAGTACTGAATGCCGGTGGACAGTTAACCTTGTAA
- a CDS encoding glucose-6-phosphate isomerase, whose translation MTLSFDYSKAKPFLTENTLACYQPLVEAAHRLLHEKNGAGHEFLGWVDWPSNYDRDEFKRIQLAAKKIQANSDALVVIGIGGSYLGARAAIEMLTHHFYNQLPKQKRQTPEIYFVGHHISSTYMVELMQILEDKDFSINVISKSGTTTEPAIAFRLFHDLLVKKYGEAGAKERVFATTDKAKGALKQLATEKGYETFVVPDDIGGRYSVLTAVGLLPIAVAGIDIEAMLNGAREAQHQYAESDLEQNPAYQYAAIRNDLYRQGKTIELLVNYEPALHYFAEWWKQLFGESEGKDGKGIYPAAVDFSTDLHSMGQYIQDGMRQLFETVIQVERPRHPLTIPEDEQNLDGLNYLAGKTVDFVNQKAFEGTLLAHTDGGVPNLVIRVPELSAFTFGHMVYFFEKACGISGYLLGVNPFDQPGVEAYKKNMFALLGKPGFEQAKAALEKRL comes from the coding sequence ATGACTTTAAGCTTTGATTACAGCAAAGCCAAGCCGTTTTTAACTGAGAATACACTAGCCTGCTACCAGCCATTGGTTGAAGCCGCCCACCGTTTGCTGCATGAAAAAAACGGAGCAGGGCATGAGTTTCTGGGCTGGGTAGACTGGCCTTCCAATTATGACCGTGACGAGTTTAAACGCATCCAATTAGCAGCGAAGAAAATTCAAGCCAACTCCGATGCGTTAGTTGTGATAGGGATTGGTGGCTCTTATCTGGGTGCCAGAGCAGCCATCGAGATGCTGACTCATCACTTTTATAATCAGTTGCCCAAACAGAAGCGGCAAACACCGGAAATCTATTTTGTGGGTCACCATATCAGCTCCACTTATATGGTTGAATTGATGCAGATTCTGGAAGATAAGGATTTTTCAATCAATGTCATTTCCAAGTCTGGCACCACCACCGAGCCTGCCATTGCTTTCCGGCTGTTCCATGATCTCTTGGTGAAAAAATATGGGGAAGCAGGGGCCAAGGAGCGTGTTTTTGCCACAACTGACAAAGCCAAGGGAGCTTTGAAACAGCTGGCTACTGAAAAAGGGTATGAGACTTTTGTGGTCCCGGATGATATCGGCGGACGGTACTCTGTGTTGACAGCGGTGGGTCTGTTGCCTATTGCTGTAGCCGGCATTGATATTGAAGCCATGCTGAACGGGGCCCGGGAAGCCCAGCATCAGTACGCTGAAAGCGATCTGGAACAAAATCCTGCTTACCAATATGCTGCCATCCGCAACGATCTTTACCGCCAAGGCAAAACGATTGAGCTCCTGGTCAACTATGAGCCGGCCCTGCATTATTTTGCCGAATGGTGGAAGCAGCTGTTTGGAGAAAGTGAAGGCAAGGACGGTAAAGGCATCTACCCTGCAGCCGTCGATTTTTCTACTGATCTGCATTCCATGGGCCAATACATACAAGATGGTATGCGCCAACTATTTGAAACCGTGATCCAGGTAGAGCGGCCCCGTCACCCATTAACCATTCCAGAAGATGAGCAAAATTTGGACGGACTTAACTACCTGGCCGGGAAAACAGTGGATTTTGTGAATCAAAAAGCATTTGAAGGCACCTTGCTGGCCCATACCGATGGAGGCGTGCCCAATCTGGTCATTCGCGTGCCGGAGCTAAGCGCTTTTACATTTGGACATATGGTTTACTTCTTTGAAAAAGCATGCGGCATTAGCGGTTATTTATTGGGGGTTAACCCCTTTGACCAACCAGGGGTTGAAGCATACAAGAAAAACATGTTTGCCCTCTTAGGCAAGCCGGGATTTGAGCAGGCAAAAGCAGCCTTAGAAAAACGTTTGTAA
- a CDS encoding PQQ-dependent sugar dehydrogenase, with protein MTRLFGGFDLHEEKENGAPSLHLEMEEVLTTDLNIPWALETRGGRFYITERPGTIVEINQGEVSRWPLETTKEVAHEGEGGLLGLALAPDFEKSRIAYVYHTYREGEALFNRVIEVQQQKARWVESRVLLEGIPGEAIHNGGRMKIGPDEKLYVTTGDAAVPEWAQDLNNLAGKILRMELDGSVPEDNPFPDSYVFSYGHRNPQGLAWDERERLYSSEHGPGGHDEINLIESGNNYGWPEITGDKQQEGMVAPLFHSGENTWAPSGLAVHERGLFMAGLRGEQVRWFQIEHVHTEVMFSGEGRLRDILIDGHTIYVLTNNTDGRGQPQPGDDRLLRLSFREAVN; from the coding sequence GTGACCAGACTTTTTGGCGGATTTGATCTTCACGAAGAAAAAGAGAATGGAGCACCCTCCCTGCACTTGGAAATGGAAGAGGTGTTGACCACCGATCTCAACATTCCCTGGGCCTTGGAAACCAGGGGTGGCCGTTTTTATATAACCGAACGGCCGGGGACTATCGTTGAGATCAATCAGGGGGAAGTGAGCCGTTGGCCACTGGAAACCACTAAGGAAGTGGCCCATGAAGGGGAAGGCGGGCTGCTGGGACTGGCCCTTGCCCCTGATTTTGAAAAGAGCAGGATTGCCTATGTCTACCATACCTACAGGGAGGGGGAGGCGTTATTCAACAGGGTGATTGAAGTTCAGCAACAGAAGGCACGCTGGGTGGAGAGCCGGGTGCTTCTGGAAGGGATCCCAGGTGAGGCGATTCATAACGGGGGCCGGATGAAGATTGGCCCGGACGAGAAGTTGTATGTGACCACCGGTGATGCTGCCGTTCCTGAATGGGCTCAAGACCTCAACAATCTGGCCGGAAAAATTTTGCGCATGGAACTGGACGGCTCGGTTCCGGAAGATAATCCTTTTCCTGATTCCTATGTTTTCTCTTATGGACATCGCAACCCCCAAGGCCTGGCCTGGGACGAACGTGAGCGCTTGTACAGTTCGGAACATGGTCCGGGCGGGCATGATGAAATTAATCTAATCGAATCCGGAAATAATTATGGCTGGCCGGAAATCACAGGAGATAAGCAGCAAGAAGGCATGGTGGCTCCGCTGTTTCATTCCGGTGAGAACACCTGGGCGCCTTCCGGGCTCGCAGTTCATGAAAGAGGGTTATTCATGGCTGGGTTAAGGGGGGAACAGGTGCGTTGGTTTCAAATTGAGCATGTCCATACTGAGGTTATGTTCAGCGGAGAGGGACGCTTGCGGGATATCCTGATTGACGGCCATACCATTTATGTGCTGACCAATAATACTGATGGCCGGGGGCAGCCGCAGCCTGGGGATGACCGCCTGTTGAGGTTAAGTTTCCGAGAAGCGGTGAATTAG